A single region of the Pseudalkalibacillus berkeleyi genome encodes:
- a CDS encoding acyl-CoA dehydrogenase family protein, whose protein sequence is MSKSVEKAAQGGSFLIEEVDANSVFTPEDFSDEQIMMGKTTEDFVVKEVVPQLEKIEEHQFDISRNLLSKAGDLGLLGADVPEEYGGIAVDKISSSLITEKFSRARSFSLSYGAHVGIGSLPIVLFGNEEQKQKYLPDLSSGNRIAAYALTEPGSGSDALGAKTVAKLNDAGTHYILNGEKQWITNSAFADVFVVYAKIDGDKFSAFIVERDFEGVSTGPEEKKMGIKGSSTRTLILEDAYVPKDNLLGEAGRGHVIAFNILNIGRYKLAVGCVGAAKRALEVSIKYANERQQFKQPISRFTLIQEKLATMAAKAYAAESSVYRTVGMYEERLGVLSPEEQKDGSLLAKGISEYAIECSLNKVFASEVLDYVVDEAVQIHGGYGFMSEYEVENMYRDSRINRIFEGTNEINRLLVPGTLLRKAMKGELPLLQKATELQKELMMLMPEELDNAPLAQEKQFVKNAKKIFLMIAGLGVQKYGEKLEHEQEVLSNVADIVSEAYAIESVVLRTEKAIQKVGAEKAKQKILLTEVYCQEAFERIEAHAKESIVAIEDGDQLRMMLSALKKLTRYTPMNVINKKREIAAELLEEEKYVV, encoded by the coding sequence ATGTCTAAAAGTGTAGAAAAAGCGGCTCAAGGTGGTAGTTTTCTAATAGAAGAAGTGGATGCGAATAGTGTATTCACGCCAGAAGACTTTTCAGATGAACAGATTATGATGGGGAAAACAACGGAGGATTTCGTTGTTAAGGAAGTCGTTCCTCAACTAGAAAAAATCGAAGAGCATCAATTCGATATTTCGAGAAATCTACTTTCTAAAGCGGGAGACCTGGGATTATTAGGTGCAGATGTACCTGAAGAATACGGTGGAATCGCGGTTGATAAGATCAGTTCTTCACTAATTACAGAAAAGTTTTCCCGTGCGCGCTCTTTCTCTTTAAGTTACGGCGCACACGTTGGGATCGGATCACTACCGATCGTATTATTTGGTAACGAAGAGCAAAAGCAAAAGTATTTGCCTGATCTATCTTCAGGAAATAGGATTGCGGCTTACGCATTGACTGAGCCAGGGTCAGGGTCTGACGCATTAGGTGCGAAAACAGTAGCAAAGCTGAACGATGCGGGCACACATTACATTTTAAATGGTGAAAAGCAATGGATCACAAACTCGGCTTTTGCTGATGTGTTCGTTGTCTATGCGAAAATCGATGGTGACAAATTCTCAGCATTTATCGTTGAACGTGACTTTGAAGGCGTATCAACAGGTCCAGAAGAAAAGAAAATGGGTATTAAAGGGTCTTCTACACGTACTTTGATTCTTGAGGATGCTTATGTGCCGAAAGATAATTTATTAGGTGAGGCAGGACGTGGTCATGTCATTGCGTTCAACATTTTGAATATTGGTCGTTACAAGCTTGCGGTTGGTTGTGTAGGGGCAGCTAAACGTGCACTCGAAGTATCGATTAAATATGCAAATGAACGTCAACAGTTCAAACAACCGATTTCCCGCTTTACTCTTATTCAGGAAAAACTAGCTACAATGGCGGCTAAAGCTTATGCAGCAGAAAGCTCCGTTTATCGTACAGTCGGCATGTATGAGGAACGTCTCGGTGTTCTTTCGCCAGAGGAACAAAAGGATGGTTCACTCTTAGCAAAGGGAATTTCAGAATACGCGATAGAATGTTCATTGAACAAAGTTTTCGCTTCAGAAGTGCTTGACTATGTTGTTGATGAAGCTGTACAAATCCATGGTGGTTATGGTTTCATGTCTGAATATGAAGTTGAAAATATGTATCGTGACTCTCGAATCAATCGTATTTTCGAAGGTACAAATGAGATTAACCGTCTATTAGTACCTGGAACACTGCTTCGTAAAGCAATGAAAGGAGAGCTTCCACTCCTTCAAAAAGCAACAGAGCTACAAAAAGAACTGATGATGCTTATGCCTGAAGAACTGGATAACGCGCCACTTGCACAGGAAAAACAATTCGTAAAAAATGCGAAGAAAATTTTCTTGATGATTGCTGGTCTCGGTGTTCAGAAGTATGGGGAGAAACTTGAGCACGAACAAGAAGTGCTTTCAAACGTTGCAGATATCGTAAGTGAGGCATATGCAATAGAATCTGTCGTGTTGAGAACGGAAAAAGCGATCCAAAAAGTAGGTGCTGAAAAAGCGAAGCAAAAGATTTTGCTAACAGAGGTTTATTGCCAAGAAGCCTTTGAACGTATTGAAGCACACGCGAAGGAATCGATTGTTGCAATTGAAGACGGCGATCAGCTACGAATGATGCTATCCGCACTAAAGAAATTGACTCGTTATACACCGATGAACGTGATAAATAAGAAGCGAGAAATTGCAGCGGAACTGTTAGAAGAAGAAAAGTACGTCGTTTAA
- a CDS encoding acetyl-CoA C-acetyltransferase codes for MQEAVIVAGARTPVGKAKKGTLANVRPDDLGALTVKETLKRAGGYDGPIDDLIMGCSIPEAEQGMNMARLIGGLSGLPDNVPAITINRYCSSGLQSIAYGAERIMIGHADAIIAGGAESMSLVPVPGHVVKPNVKLLDSRPEYYMGMGYTAEEVANRFEVSRQDQDEFALQSHQRAAKAIAEGKFDDEVVPVEVAKRWVDENNKLQEKMITFSKDEGVRADTTLEVLGKLRPAFSPKGSVTAGNSSQMSDGAASVLVMSREKAEAEGLKPILKFRSFAVSGVAPEIMGVGPVEAIPKALKLAGLEQSDIGLFELNEAFASQSIQVMRQLGLDQDKVNVNGGAIALGHPLGCSGAKLTLTLMHEMNRRNEQFGVVTMCIGGGMGAAGVFELIQ; via the coding sequence ATGCAAGAAGCAGTTATTGTTGCAGGTGCAAGAACACCTGTCGGTAAAGCGAAGAAAGGGACACTCGCCAATGTGCGACCCGATGATTTAGGAGCGCTTACTGTAAAAGAAACATTAAAAAGAGCTGGAGGATATGATGGCCCAATTGATGATTTGATCATGGGCTGTTCAATTCCTGAAGCAGAGCAAGGTATGAATATGGCACGTCTTATTGGAGGACTCTCGGGACTTCCTGACAATGTACCCGCCATTACGATCAACCGTTATTGCTCTTCCGGATTACAAAGTATCGCTTACGGTGCTGAACGGATTATGATTGGTCACGCAGATGCGATCATTGCAGGTGGGGCTGAGTCAATGAGCTTAGTCCCTGTTCCAGGTCACGTCGTAAAGCCGAATGTGAAACTGCTTGACTCAAGACCTGAGTATTATATGGGAATGGGATATACAGCGGAAGAAGTAGCAAACCGATTTGAGGTTTCACGTCAAGATCAAGACGAATTTGCACTCCAAAGTCATCAAAGGGCTGCTAAGGCGATTGCTGAGGGTAAGTTTGATGATGAAGTAGTCCCAGTTGAAGTCGCGAAACGCTGGGTAGATGAAAACAATAAGCTTCAAGAGAAAATGATTACTTTTTCAAAAGACGAAGGTGTTCGAGCAGATACAACGCTAGAAGTTCTTGGTAAGCTAAGACCTGCTTTTTCTCCTAAAGGGAGCGTTACGGCAGGAAACTCTTCTCAAATGAGTGACGGAGCAGCGTCTGTACTCGTAATGAGTCGTGAAAAAGCGGAAGCGGAAGGGTTGAAGCCGATTCTCAAATTTAGATCCTTTGCAGTATCAGGTGTAGCGCCTGAAATCATGGGAGTTGGACCTGTTGAAGCGATACCAAAAGCATTGAAGCTTGCAGGATTGGAGCAATCAGATATCGGATTGTTTGAACTGAATGAAGCCTTCGCTTCGCAATCCATTCAGGTTATGCGCCAGTTAGGTTTAGATCAAGACAAAGTTAATGTAAATGGTGGAGCGATTGCACTCGGTCATCCATTAGGATGTAGTGGTGCAAAGCTGACGCTAACGCTTATGCATGAAATGAATCGAAGAAATGAACAGTTTGGAGTTGTAACCATGTGCATCGGTGGTGGTATGGGAGCAGCAGGCGTATTTGAACTTATTCAGTAA
- a CDS encoding 3-hydroxyacyl-CoA dehydrogenase/enoyl-CoA hydratase family protein translates to MSYQIRKVAVLGSGVMGSGIAAHLANVGIPSVLLDIVPRELSDQEKAKGLTLEDQVVRNRLADTAKQKLLKQKPAPLSSKDHLEMIETGNLEDDLEKLGEVDWIIEVVVENLDIKKKVFAQVEQYRKPGSIVSSNTSGISIHAMAEGRSEDFKSHFLGTHFFNPPRYLKLLEVIPTSDTKPEVLQFINRFGEDVLGKGVVEAKDTPNFIANRIGTYGLLVTVQQMLKNGYSVGEVDSVTGPAIGRPKSATFRTLDVVGLDTFIHVARNVYDQVDGEEKEVFDVPAFMKTMNDKGWIGSKNGQGFYLKQKSNGKSEILELDPDTLEYGPRKKLKTASMEMSKQANTMPEKLKALIYANDRAGQLVWSIMKPVLLYSAEKAYEIADDIKAIDDAMKWGFGWELGPFETWDAIGVEKSVAKMKEEGETIPQWITDMLASGEKSFYKESGTNIEFYTKEGFTEAKENEKVIHLHRLKNEERVIKKNTGASLIDIGDGVALLEFHSQSNAIGPDIIQMIHYAIEEVEKNYKGLVIGNQGKNFCVGANLMLIMMEAQDDNFFELDFMVRQFQQTMAMVRYSQKPVVVAPFNMTLGGGTEISLPAAGLQASFETYMGLVEVGVGIIPGGGGNKELYTRLLEQVPKDVKPDLQKLAIQTFESIAMAKVSTSAHEAKEAGFLRAQDGISANSDHLIYDAKQQVLSLYNRGYRPPQRKKIPVAGEAGFATMYLGAQTMKFGNMISDHDLKIAKKLAYVIAGGKVAEGTLVDEQYLLDLEREAFLSLAGEPLTQQRMQHMLVKGKPLRN, encoded by the coding sequence ATGTCATATCAGATTCGTAAGGTAGCAGTTCTAGGATCTGGCGTTATGGGATCTGGGATTGCGGCACATTTAGCTAATGTAGGAATTCCGAGTGTCTTATTGGATATTGTCCCAAGGGAACTATCCGATCAGGAAAAAGCAAAAGGACTAACCCTTGAAGATCAAGTGGTGAGAAACAGGTTAGCTGATACTGCTAAACAGAAATTGTTAAAGCAAAAACCAGCACCTTTAAGTTCCAAAGATCACTTAGAGATGATCGAAACCGGGAATTTAGAAGATGATTTGGAGAAGCTTGGAGAAGTGGACTGGATCATTGAAGTAGTCGTTGAGAACTTGGATATAAAAAAGAAAGTATTTGCTCAAGTTGAACAATACCGAAAGCCGGGTTCGATAGTCAGTTCAAATACTTCTGGAATTTCAATTCATGCAATGGCAGAAGGAAGAAGTGAGGATTTCAAATCGCATTTCTTAGGGACACACTTTTTCAATCCGCCACGTTATTTAAAATTACTTGAAGTCATTCCGACGAGTGATACGAAGCCGGAAGTTCTTCAATTTATTAATCGCTTCGGTGAAGATGTACTCGGTAAAGGGGTCGTTGAAGCGAAGGATACACCGAATTTCATCGCTAACCGTATAGGGACATACGGATTACTCGTAACGGTCCAGCAAATGTTGAAAAACGGATATTCAGTTGGTGAAGTTGATTCTGTAACAGGTCCTGCAATCGGGCGACCGAAAAGTGCAACCTTCAGAACACTGGATGTCGTTGGTCTCGATACATTCATCCACGTTGCAAGAAACGTATACGATCAAGTGGATGGTGAGGAAAAAGAGGTATTCGATGTTCCAGCATTTATGAAGACGATGAATGACAAAGGCTGGATCGGAAGTAAGAACGGTCAAGGCTTCTATCTGAAACAGAAGAGTAATGGTAAAAGTGAAATTCTTGAACTTGATCCAGATACGCTCGAATATGGACCAAGGAAAAAGCTGAAAACAGCTTCGATGGAAATGAGTAAACAAGCGAACACAATGCCGGAAAAATTGAAAGCGCTTATATACGCTAATGATCGAGCGGGGCAACTCGTTTGGTCGATCATGAAACCAGTCCTGCTTTATTCAGCTGAGAAAGCATATGAAATTGCGGATGATATAAAAGCAATTGATGACGCAATGAAATGGGGCTTTGGCTGGGAACTCGGTCCATTTGAAACATGGGATGCAATTGGGGTCGAAAAATCCGTAGCAAAAATGAAAGAAGAAGGCGAAACCATCCCGCAATGGATTACGGATATGCTTGCTTCAGGAGAAAAATCGTTTTACAAGGAATCAGGAACAAATATTGAATTTTACACAAAAGAAGGATTTACAGAAGCGAAGGAAAACGAGAAAGTCATTCATTTACACCGATTGAAAAATGAAGAACGTGTTATTAAGAAAAACACGGGCGCTAGTTTAATAGACATTGGTGACGGAGTAGCACTACTTGAATTCCACTCCCAAAGTAATGCGATTGGACCAGATATTATTCAAATGATCCATTACGCAATTGAAGAAGTAGAGAAAAATTATAAAGGACTTGTCATCGGTAACCAAGGTAAGAACTTCTGTGTCGGAGCTAACCTGATGCTGATCATGATGGAAGCACAAGATGATAATTTCTTTGAACTTGACTTCATGGTGAGACAGTTCCAACAAACGATGGCGATGGTGCGTTACAGCCAGAAACCAGTCGTTGTCGCACCATTCAACATGACACTTGGTGGAGGTACAGAAATCTCGTTACCAGCTGCGGGACTTCAGGCGTCATTTGAAACATACATGGGTCTCGTTGAAGTGGGTGTAGGAATCATTCCTGGAGGCGGTGGTAACAAAGAACTTTACACACGCCTATTGGAACAAGTGCCGAAAGATGTGAAGCCTGACTTACAAAAGCTCGCGATACAAACATTCGAATCGATCGCAATGGCGAAGGTTTCAACTTCAGCTCATGAAGCGAAAGAGGCTGGTTTCCTAAGAGCACAAGATGGAATTAGCGCGAATAGTGATCATCTGATATACGACGCGAAGCAACAGGTGCTTTCACTTTACAATCGCGGATATCGACCACCTCAACGTAAAAAAATCCCGGTAGCGGGTGAGGCTGGATTTGCAACGATGTATCTAGGGGCACAAACAATGAAATTCGGCAATATGATTTCCGATCATGATTTGAAAATTGCTAAGAAACTAGCGTATGTCATTGCAGGTGGGAAAGTAGCAGAAGGAACACTCGTAGATGAGCAATACTTGTTAGACCTTGAGCGTGAAGCGTTCTTAAGCCTTGCAGGTGAGCCACTTACCCAACAACGGATGCAGCATATGCTCGTCAAAGGAAAGCCATTACGCAACTAA
- a CDS encoding DinB family protein codes for MSVLELGRQELLTKINEIPEAYWHARISDDSWTVLEVLEHLVLIEKVIKNQFENLLRDGVDRETHEHPVHRSAKRYPAVEAPDYVQPTGAFQTLIDAKGALDQSRQNLLQVLEQVEDREILKKRAFKHPYFGHMQLIQWLDFIGYHERRHLEQIKEILEISSQKRSDSKVSENK; via the coding sequence TTGTCAGTACTTGAATTAGGGCGACAGGAACTCTTAACAAAAATTAATGAAATTCCCGAAGCGTATTGGCATGCGCGAATTTCAGATGATTCGTGGACAGTACTAGAAGTATTAGAACATCTCGTTTTAATTGAAAAAGTGATCAAAAATCAATTCGAAAATTTACTGCGAGATGGAGTGGATCGCGAAACACATGAACATCCAGTCCATCGTTCTGCTAAACGATATCCTGCAGTTGAGGCACCAGATTATGTGCAGCCGACTGGAGCATTCCAAACCTTAATAGATGCAAAAGGAGCGCTAGACCAATCTCGCCAGAATCTTTTACAAGTGTTAGAGCAGGTGGAAGATCGAGAAATACTGAAGAAGCGAGCCTTCAAACATCCGTACTTTGGACATATGCAATTGATTCAATGGTTGGATTTCATTGGATACCATGAGCGGAGACACTTGGAACAAATAAAAGAAATTTTGGAAATTTCATCGCAAAAACGTAGTGACAGCAAGGTATCTGAAAATAAGTAG
- a CDS encoding proline dehydrogenase family protein, protein MEQILKNFFLFMGQNKVATKMAKKYGLRFGAGRFVAGASLESSLEAIKKLNAENLPVTIDHLGEFVDNEEEANEMTNHCIEAIKAISNQNLTSQLSLKLTSMGLDISREMVLRNMKRILEVADEYDVFVTIDMEDESRCQATLDIFKELKSQYENIGTVLQSYLYRTVEDIQELDSYNPNLRLVKGAYKESPSVAFPEKKDVDENFKKIIKMHLLNGNYTAIATHDDKMIEYTKELVEKHNISRDQFEFQMLYGIRIDRQRELRDEGYTMRVYVPYGKDWYGYFMRRLAERPANVAFVLKGILGK, encoded by the coding sequence ATGGAACAGATTCTTAAAAATTTCTTTCTGTTTATGGGCCAAAATAAGGTCGCTACAAAAATGGCGAAAAAGTATGGTCTCCGATTTGGTGCAGGCAGATTTGTAGCTGGTGCCTCACTAGAAAGTTCGTTAGAAGCAATAAAAAAATTAAATGCTGAAAATCTTCCGGTTACGATCGATCATCTCGGTGAATTCGTAGACAATGAAGAAGAAGCGAATGAGATGACTAATCACTGTATCGAGGCGATTAAGGCTATCTCAAACCAAAACTTAACTTCACAGCTGTCGCTGAAGTTAACATCTATGGGACTAGATATTAGTCGGGAAATGGTATTACGTAATATGAAGAGGATCCTAGAGGTTGCCGACGAATATGATGTATTCGTTACAATCGATATGGAGGATGAATCCCGTTGTCAGGCGACACTCGATATTTTCAAAGAATTGAAGTCGCAATATGAGAATATTGGAACCGTACTTCAGTCTTACCTATATCGAACGGTAGAGGATATTCAGGAACTAGACTCATATAATCCTAATTTACGATTAGTAAAAGGTGCATATAAAGAATCTCCTTCTGTCGCTTTTCCAGAGAAAAAAGACGTGGATGAGAATTTCAAGAAAATCATTAAAATGCATCTGTTAAATGGTAATTATACAGCAATTGCTACTCATGACGATAAAATGATTGAGTATACGAAGGAACTAGTTGAAAAACACAATATCTCTCGCGACCAATTTGAGTTTCAAATGCTTTATGGAATTCGAATTGATCGCCAACGCGAACTACGAGATGAAGGATACACAATGCGTGTCTATGTACCTTACGGGAAAGATTGGTACGGATACTTCATGCGCCGTTTGGCAGAACGCCCGGCAAACGTAGCATTTGTGTTGAAAGGGATTTTAGGGAAATAA
- a CDS encoding helix-turn-helix transcriptional regulator, whose product MNIDQLIDIVSSKMKLIRIERGYTQDRMAATLGLSKKTLVQIEKQRSKANWTTVAAVAALFRESEILRSALGGDPVEIVEILAHHGIERPREHTLGGRVWWKDIDNANGYRLQQNLISQHFRILDDENHRWYSSFDEKEAHERLAELATQ is encoded by the coding sequence ATGAATATTGACCAATTGATCGACATTGTCTCTTCAAAAATGAAATTAATACGTATTGAACGCGGGTATACACAAGATCGGATGGCTGCAACACTTGGACTATCAAAAAAAACGCTCGTCCAAATTGAGAAACAGCGTTCAAAAGCGAATTGGACGACCGTTGCTGCAGTTGCTGCTTTGTTTAGAGAGAGTGAAATTTTACGCTCAGCACTAGGTGGCGATCCTGTCGAAATCGTCGAGATCCTTGCACATCATGGCATTGAACGACCTAGAGAACATACTCTCGGTGGTAGAGTTTGGTGGAAAGATATTGATAACGCAAACGGTTATCGATTACAGCAGAACCTCATTAGTCAGCACTTCCGTATTCTTGATGATGAGAATCATCGTTGGTACAGTTCTTTTGATGAAAAAGAAGCCCACGAACGATTAGCAGAGCTCGCTACTCAATAA
- a CDS encoding spore coat protein produces MNDRDFINDILTTEKHMTDAYSTALNEASHQDLYQDLSAIAKETQDCQRDLFNVMFQKGWYSFDQAQPQALQQAYQKFSGYKQQLPNGGNVQ; encoded by the coding sequence ATGAATGACCGTGACTTCATCAACGATATTTTAACAACAGAAAAACATATGACAGATGCATACTCTACAGCCTTAAATGAAGCAAGCCACCAGGATTTGTACCAAGACCTTTCAGCAATTGCTAAAGAAACTCAGGACTGTCAGCGTGACCTCTTTAACGTCATGTTCCAAAAAGGTTGGTATTCGTTTGATCAGGCCCAACCTCAAGCACTTCAACAAGCCTATCAAAAGTTCTCGGGTTATAAACAACAGCTTCCTAATGGAGGAAACGTTCAATAA
- a CDS encoding YusU family protein, whose protein sequence is MDEKLKEQFDGLMTKYTELLTGETDEDLKEKVMMWAVYTHMSKSMPPLVKHWNEKYPDAKEGMKELIQEVRELNEQYRKEQN, encoded by the coding sequence ATGGACGAAAAGCTTAAAGAACAGTTCGATGGACTGATGACCAAATATACAGAATTACTAACTGGAGAAACAGATGAAGATCTCAAGGAAAAAGTAATGATGTGGGCTGTATATACGCATATGTCAAAATCCATGCCCCCGCTCGTTAAACACTGGAATGAAAAATATCCAGATGCGAAAGAAGGCATGAAGGAATTGATTCAAGAAGTCCGAGAGTTGAATGAACAATATAGAAAAGAACAGAATTAA
- a CDS encoding response regulator, with protein MGIKVLLVDDHLMVLKGLRFFLGTQPDIELVGEASNGKEAVELVGQLQPDVILMDLTMPVMDGIEATKQIKENHDTVKIIVLTSFSDQDHVVPALQAGADGYQMKDIEPDELVKSIKAVQAGETHLHPSATSQLLNHVNTGSKTNEAEQSFNQLTAREKDVLKQITLGRNNKEISSELFITEKTVKTHVSNILGKLGLQDRTQAAILAMRNKWFDV; from the coding sequence ATGGGGATTAAAGTCTTACTAGTAGATGATCATCTCATGGTTTTAAAAGGGTTAAGGTTCTTTCTTGGCACGCAGCCTGACATTGAACTGGTCGGTGAAGCCTCTAACGGGAAAGAAGCAGTTGAACTCGTCGGACAGCTACAACCCGATGTCATTTTAATGGATTTAACCATGCCTGTCATGGACGGAATTGAAGCGACGAAACAGATTAAAGAAAATCATGATACGGTGAAAATTATCGTGCTGACGAGTTTCTCCGATCAGGATCATGTCGTGCCCGCTCTCCAAGCTGGAGCTGACGGCTATCAGATGAAAGATATCGAACCAGATGAACTCGTGAAATCGATTAAAGCAGTACAGGCTGGAGAAACACACTTACACCCATCTGCCACTTCTCAGTTGTTAAATCATGTGAACACAGGATCCAAAACGAATGAAGCTGAGCAAAGTTTTAACCAACTGACAGCTAGAGAGAAGGATGTTCTCAAACAAATCACGCTCGGTAGAAACAATAAAGAAATCTCATCAGAGTTATTCATCACGGAAAAAACGGTCAAAACTCATGTCAGCAATATCCTCGGAAAGCTAGGATTACAAGATCGAACGCAAGCTGCAATTTTAGCGATGAGAAATAAATGGTTTGATGTGTGA
- a CDS encoding GAF domain-containing sensor histidine kinase yields the protein MRTLSSVHTLKVIAETLNQSNDLRGMLQSVMEKLLEVTGLSTGWIFLTDEEPIYAFVADVNLPPALSWGDKKPMCQGSCWCLDKIWDGRLQKAVNIINCKRIEDAIDYEWGDTKGITHHATVPLIAGGEKFGLLNVAEPGKNEFTEDELDLLQSVSFQIGTAIKRTKLFEAQQNRAEQYTKLDEVSRTIWKMNDIHHLPQNTVDVIGRLFQLKALAFFIKEEHALALRSIYRQGESKKLHKRFQILKGDDLQKSLNQLDLKEELSLYEMNLENAFVVPLLIGEEWIGCLVGHQTNDHALEQDVLKALGDHVSLVLEKARLFERSRELALIEERNRLARDLHDSVNQKLFSLSLTARGLKEYVKKLPNQETILESLNEMQSLSQEVVGEMRTMIWQLKPAGLEEGVVVSLKKYGESLGLTVQERLEGVGNIPRLVEETMWRVGQEALNNVHKHARTDEVRIILKRKKNEHILRIEDDGCGFRTSTGSQHTWSFGLASMMERTEIMGGEMNVISQPDQGTTIEVKFTNNKEGGRHYGD from the coding sequence GTGAGGACTTTGTCGAGCGTACATACATTGAAAGTGATTGCAGAAACGCTCAATCAATCAAACGATTTACGCGGTATGCTGCAATCGGTAATGGAAAAGTTGCTAGAAGTTACAGGGCTATCGACTGGTTGGATCTTTTTGACCGATGAGGAACCGATTTATGCATTTGTTGCAGATGTGAATCTACCTCCAGCGCTTTCGTGGGGTGACAAAAAACCGATGTGCCAAGGCAGTTGCTGGTGTCTCGATAAAATTTGGGATGGGCGCTTGCAAAAGGCTGTTAACATTATTAACTGCAAACGAATTGAAGATGCGATTGATTACGAGTGGGGAGACACGAAAGGCATTACCCATCATGCTACAGTCCCACTCATTGCTGGTGGAGAAAAATTCGGGCTTTTGAACGTTGCAGAGCCCGGAAAAAATGAATTTACAGAAGATGAACTGGATTTATTACAATCTGTGTCCTTTCAAATTGGGACGGCGATCAAACGTACAAAATTATTTGAAGCGCAGCAAAATAGAGCAGAACAGTATACGAAGCTTGATGAAGTGAGCCGGACGATTTGGAAAATGAACGATATTCATCATCTTCCACAAAATACAGTTGACGTAATTGGTAGACTTTTTCAACTAAAAGCTCTCGCATTTTTTATTAAAGAGGAGCACGCGCTTGCGTTGCGATCGATTTATCGACAAGGTGAATCTAAGAAATTACATAAACGTTTTCAGATTCTTAAAGGAGATGATCTTCAGAAAAGTCTTAACCAATTGGATTTGAAGGAAGAGTTGTCTCTCTATGAAATGAATTTAGAAAACGCATTTGTCGTCCCACTTCTCATTGGGGAAGAGTGGATCGGCTGTTTAGTTGGTCATCAAACAAATGATCATGCTTTGGAGCAAGATGTCCTGAAAGCACTTGGAGATCACGTCTCACTCGTGCTAGAAAAAGCGCGCTTGTTTGAACGATCTAGGGAGCTTGCACTCATTGAAGAGAGAAATCGACTGGCAAGAGACCTACACGATTCCGTGAACCAAAAATTATTTTCACTTAGTCTAACCGCTCGTGGTCTCAAGGAATATGTGAAGAAGCTACCTAATCAGGAGACCATTTTAGAATCTCTGAATGAAATGCAATCGCTATCCCAAGAAGTTGTAGGTGAAATGCGCACGATGATTTGGCAGTTGAAACCAGCCGGATTAGAAGAAGGTGTTGTCGTATCCTTGAAAAAATATGGCGAATCGCTAGGTTTAACCGTTCAAGAACGTCTTGAAGGAGTCGGAAACATACCTAGACTTGTGGAAGAAACGATGTGGCGGGTGGGTCAAGAAGCGTTGAACAATGTTCATAAGCATGCCCGTACAGACGAAGTACGAATCATTTTGAAACGAAAGAAGAATGAACATATCCTACGAATTGAAGATGATGGATGTGGTTTCCGAACATCTACAGGTTCACAACACACCTGGTCATTCGGTCTTGCAAGTATGATGGAACGCACTGAAATCATGGGTGGGGAAATGAACGTGATCAGCCAACCCGATCAAGGCACAACGATTGAAGTGAAATTCACGAATAATAAGGAAGGTGGCCGTCATTATGGGGATTAA
- a CDS encoding NADPH-dependent FMN reductase, whose amino-acid sequence MKILVLNGSPMEKSRTRGITNLVKELLQEKNVTISTIDLGIEKLPLFPGEGTDENNITLQKLKREAEAADAFFIASPEYHNGMSGALKNALDFLGGSHFKHKPVAIAAASGGSKGGINALNNMRTVLRGLYALVLPDQFVSDPYCYDEAYQLNDREAVERLEDLTHLLVEMTETRIGIQSEQTQ is encoded by the coding sequence ATGAAAATTCTAGTATTGAACGGAAGTCCAATGGAGAAATCCAGAACGCGTGGAATTACGAATCTTGTAAAAGAATTGTTACAGGAAAAGAACGTTACAATTAGCACGATTGACTTAGGTATAGAAAAGTTACCTTTATTCCCTGGTGAGGGAACGGACGAAAATAATATAACACTACAGAAGCTAAAACGTGAGGCAGAAGCGGCAGACGCATTCTTTATCGCTTCCCCTGAATATCATAATGGAATGAGCGGAGCGTTGAAAAATGCACTAGATTTTCTAGGTGGCTCTCATTTCAAGCATAAGCCTGTTGCGATTGCTGCAGCGTCAGGAGGTAGTAAGGGCGGTATTAATGCGCTGAATAACATGAGAACCGTTTTGAGAGGATTATATGCCCTAGTCCTTCCTGATCAGTTTGTATCTGACCCCTATTGTTATGATGAAGCATACCAATTAAATGATCGAGAAGCTGTTGAGCGGCTTGAAGACCTGACCCACCTATTAGTGGAGATGACAGAGACACGTATAGGAATACAGAGCGAACAAACCCAATAA